Proteins encoded in a region of the Isosphaeraceae bacterium EP7 genome:
- a CDS encoding esterase produces the protein MFNDRREAPSYDISAGAEPLVEARFVPQRYEPNYPYPLVVMFHQRGGDEQQMMRSMPAMSWRNYVGVSLRGPETIQKQGRVIGHGWTEAFGKSGKTRRSTVPHLTDAEWLDRRLSDRSPDPVDALEDGVFSAIRRIRRSVHVHSERIFLMGCGEGAAVAYRLGLSYPDKFAGVVAINGWLPSGHGFRPLGRLKACRSLRILAVHGEWNGRVPVEKARRDVATLRAGGLKVAFQSYPCAHRMTSPMLSDVDTWLINRCTDPFEL, from the coding sequence ATGTTCAACGACCGGCGCGAGGCCCCATCGTATGATATATCGGCCGGGGCGGAGCCGTTGGTCGAGGCTCGTTTCGTTCCTCAACGATACGAGCCCAACTATCCGTATCCTCTCGTGGTCATGTTCCACCAGCGGGGCGGCGACGAGCAGCAGATGATGCGGTCGATGCCGGCGATGAGCTGGCGGAATTACGTCGGCGTCAGCCTGCGTGGACCCGAGACCATCCAGAAGCAGGGCCGAGTCATCGGTCATGGGTGGACCGAAGCGTTCGGCAAGTCGGGCAAGACACGCCGGTCGACTGTCCCCCACCTGACCGATGCCGAGTGGCTCGACCGCCGCCTGAGCGACCGGTCGCCCGATCCGGTCGACGCGTTGGAAGACGGCGTCTTCTCGGCGATTCGCCGGATTCGCCGGTCGGTCCACGTCCATTCCGAACGCATCTTCCTGATGGGGTGCGGCGAAGGGGCCGCGGTGGCCTACCGGCTGGGCCTGAGCTACCCGGATAAGTTTGCCGGGGTGGTCGCAATCAACGGCTGGCTCCCCTCGGGCCACGGCTTCCGTCCCTTGGGCCGCCTCAAGGCCTGTCGCTCGCTGCGCATCCTGGCTGTCCACGGCGAGTGGAACGGTCGGGTCCCTGTCGAGAAGGCGAGGCGTGACGTGGCGACCCTGCGTGCTGGGGGCCTGAAGGTTGCCTTCCAGTCCTATCCGTGCGCCCACCGGATGACCAGCCCGATGCTCTCCGACGTCGACACCTGGCTGATCAACCGCTGCACCGACCCGTTCGAGCTCTGA
- a CDS encoding CARDB domain-containing protein: MSSRDRRVAERHRAWGRKPIILRFDALEGRQLMAAGVGRPDLVGTAFSTPNNLDWDQAFHAIGTITNQGDSATTTPTLVAVYASSTPNVGSTAVLLGTFTIDTNLEPGASASYDEVFRLPSTPVSGLTANQLVYVGSQIDPNHTLPETSIANNQAMGQGLDLSSVYITPIKPAELIGTAFGVSQSQVAWGSTIKVTAQVKNTLAGDAPATRARVVATPSGSAFGGAGDITLGSIAIPPVPSYQTVNVVQEITLPATIPTSVGGATTFTVTLVADADYLTNPLAPHVATQGLGLDQTVMTIFTAADATSIAAAAAAAAAEKPDLAVGAVTAPTGNVFWGQNFQVTANLQNLGKVDSGAFKVRFYLIGNNTSNDKGIFLGDTSVDNLQGGYSRDLTQTLRLPGQLPAGITLSSIGAGRIWVVVDPENTVDETFQTNNGSSSSPIVLRVMGTDGRSTVPTPVTTTPATSAANARTTAQIGRVAAANRRAALIAQRKSTPLRRQPVPVKSNNGLSIFPKAITSFLNKFNLTGSSNGNKS, translated from the coding sequence ATGTCATCTAGAGACCGTCGGGTGGCCGAGCGTCATCGGGCCTGGGGGCGGAAGCCGATCATCCTCCGTTTCGATGCCCTGGAGGGACGGCAGCTAATGGCGGCCGGAGTCGGGCGACCCGACCTGGTCGGCACGGCCTTCAGCACCCCGAATAACCTGGATTGGGACCAGGCGTTCCACGCGATCGGGACGATCACCAACCAGGGGGACTCGGCGACCACCACGCCGACCCTGGTGGCCGTCTACGCATCGAGCACCCCCAACGTGGGATCCACGGCGGTGTTGCTCGGGACGTTCACGATCGACACCAACCTCGAACCGGGCGCGTCGGCGTCGTACGACGAGGTCTTCCGGCTCCCCTCGACACCCGTCTCGGGGCTGACCGCCAACCAGCTGGTCTACGTCGGTAGCCAGATCGACCCGAACCACACCCTGCCCGAGACCTCGATCGCCAACAATCAGGCGATGGGCCAGGGGTTGGACCTCTCGTCGGTCTACATCACCCCGATCAAGCCCGCCGAGTTGATAGGAACCGCCTTCGGCGTCTCTCAGAGCCAGGTCGCCTGGGGCTCGACGATCAAGGTGACGGCCCAGGTCAAGAACACGCTGGCGGGTGATGCCCCGGCGACCCGTGCCCGCGTCGTGGCCACGCCCTCGGGCTCGGCCTTTGGCGGGGCCGGCGACATCACGCTCGGCAGCATCGCCATCCCGCCCGTACCATCGTATCAGACGGTCAACGTGGTGCAGGAAATCACCCTGCCCGCCACGATCCCGACCAGTGTCGGCGGCGCGACGACGTTCACCGTCACCCTGGTCGCTGATGCCGACTACCTGACCAACCCACTTGCCCCGCACGTCGCCACTCAAGGTCTGGGACTCGACCAGACCGTGATGACGATCTTCACCGCCGCTGACGCGACCTCGATCGCGGCCGCCGCAGCCGCTGCGGCGGCTGAAAAGCCCGACCTGGCCGTCGGAGCCGTCACGGCCCCCACGGGAAATGTCTTCTGGGGACAGAACTTCCAGGTAACTGCCAACTTACAAAATCTTGGCAAGGTCGACAGCGGGGCCTTCAAGGTCCGGTTCTACCTCATCGGGAACAACACCAGCAACGACAAGGGCATCTTCCTGGGTGATACCAGCGTCGATAATCTTCAGGGCGGCTATAGCAGGGACCTGACCCAGACGCTGCGGCTCCCGGGTCAACTCCCCGCGGGAATCACCCTGAGCAGCATTGGCGCCGGCCGGATCTGGGTCGTGGTCGACCCCGAGAACACGGTCGACGAGACCTTCCAGACGAACAACGGCAGTTCGTCGAGCCCGATCGTCCTGAGAGTCATGGGTACAGATGGCCGGAGCACGGTGCCGACGCCCGTCACCACGACGCCCGCCACCAGTGCCGCGAATGCCCGGACCACCGCCCAGATCGGCCGGGTGGCCGCCGCCAATCGGCGGGCCGCCCTGATCGCCCAGCGCAAGAGCACCCCCCTTCGTCGGCAGCCGGTCCCGGTCAAGTCGAACAACGGACTGTCGATCTTCCCCAAGGCAATTACCAGCTTCTTGAACAAGTTCAACCTGACCGGAAGTAGCAACGGCAACAAGAGCTAA
- a CDS encoding 30S ribosomal protein S1 — MVDRNLLREFDVTDEELDALGAGADDGGEFERVLGEAQAFNINSIVTGKVIEVVGDQVVVDIGYKSEGLVPLNEWEDEPPPVPGDSVEVLLEGTDDDTGEIVLSRKKAHRMRAWEMVISKYHEGDVVSGRVTRKIKGGLLVDIGVNVFLPASQVDIRRPSDIADYIDQEIQCMILKIDEGRRNIVVSRRKLIEITREQQKKQLLAEISPGQVRKGVVKNIADFGAFVDLGGIDGLLHITDMSWGRINHPSDMVKIDEHIEVMVLHVDKDREKIALGLKQKSASPWENVAEKYPVGTRVIGEVVNVMSYGAFVKLEEGIEGLVHISEMSWTKRINHPSELVQIGDKIEVVVLGINKEKQEISLGMKQTQANPWDQVAGKYPPGTMIEGTVRNLTNYGAFIEIEEGIDGLLHISDMSWTRKIGHPNEVLEKGQKIRCQVLNVDQERKRIALGLKQLKDDPWETDIPGRYGPGDVVNGKVTKLTNFGVFVELEPGLEGLLHISELADHKVDSPEEVVNVGDDIEVKILRVDRAERKIGLSRKKAQWVKGDDEEGEEPVEGAAPSGAGAAAKAEAAKAEAQGLKGGLGGGGLLFSMGGAPSSTDEETEGQGEELSDADSTPADEDQAETTETDSTEAPEAVAADEAVVAEEVSEEAPSHEAPSHEAPSYEAPKATASEEAPEDVTSDDEEAEEKAKAEAEQA; from the coding sequence ATGGTCGATCGTAACCTCCTCCGTGAATTCGACGTCACCGACGAAGAGCTCGACGCGTTAGGTGCCGGGGCTGATGACGGCGGCGAATTCGAGCGTGTGCTCGGCGAAGCCCAGGCCTTCAACATCAATAGCATCGTGACCGGCAAGGTCATCGAGGTTGTCGGCGACCAGGTCGTCGTCGACATCGGCTACAAGTCCGAAGGCTTGGTCCCGCTCAACGAGTGGGAAGATGAGCCCCCGCCCGTCCCGGGCGACTCCGTCGAGGTGCTCCTCGAGGGCACCGACGACGACACCGGCGAGATCGTCCTGTCCCGCAAGAAGGCCCACAGGATGCGGGCCTGGGAGATGGTGATCTCCAAGTACCACGAAGGCGACGTGGTCAGTGGAAGGGTCACCCGGAAGATCAAGGGCGGCCTGCTCGTCGACATCGGCGTCAACGTCTTCCTGCCCGCCAGCCAGGTCGACATCCGACGCCCGTCGGACATCGCCGACTATATCGATCAAGAAATCCAGTGCATGATCCTGAAGATCGACGAGGGCCGACGCAACATCGTCGTCTCGCGTCGTAAGCTCATCGAGATCACCCGCGAGCAGCAGAAGAAGCAGCTGCTCGCCGAGATCTCGCCGGGCCAGGTCCGCAAGGGCGTCGTCAAGAACATCGCCGACTTCGGCGCGTTCGTCGACCTCGGCGGTATCGACGGCCTGCTGCACATCACCGACATGTCGTGGGGCCGCATCAACCACCCCAGCGACATGGTCAAGATCGACGAGCACATCGAAGTCATGGTGCTGCACGTCGACAAGGACCGCGAGAAGATCGCGCTCGGCCTGAAGCAGAAATCGGCCAGCCCCTGGGAAAACGTCGCCGAGAAGTACCCGGTCGGTACCCGGGTCATCGGCGAAGTCGTCAACGTCATGAGCTATGGTGCCTTCGTCAAGCTCGAAGAGGGGATCGAGGGCCTCGTCCACATCTCAGAAATGAGCTGGACGAAGCGCATCAATCATCCCAGCGAGTTGGTCCAGATCGGCGACAAGATCGAAGTCGTCGTCCTCGGCATCAACAAAGAGAAGCAAGAAATCTCGCTGGGCATGAAGCAGACGCAGGCCAACCCCTGGGATCAGGTCGCCGGCAAGTACCCGCCGGGCACCATGATCGAAGGCACGGTCCGCAACCTGACCAACTACGGCGCGTTCATCGAGATCGAAGAGGGCATCGATGGCCTTCTGCACATCTCCGACATGAGCTGGACGCGCAAGATCGGCCACCCCAACGAGGTGCTCGAGAAGGGCCAGAAGATCCGCTGCCAGGTCCTCAACGTGGACCAGGAACGCAAGCGAATTGCGCTCGGCCTCAAGCAGCTCAAAGATGACCCGTGGGAGACCGACATCCCGGGCCGCTACGGCCCCGGCGACGTCGTCAACGGCAAGGTCACCAAGCTCACCAACTTCGGCGTCTTCGTCGAGCTGGAACCGGGCCTGGAAGGACTCCTGCACATCTCGGAGCTGGCCGACCACAAGGTCGACAGCCCCGAAGAAGTGGTCAACGTCGGCGACGATATCGAGGTGAAAATCCTCAGGGTCGACCGCGCCGAACGCAAGATCGGCCTGTCTCGCAAGAAGGCCCAGTGGGTCAAGGGCGACGACGAAGAGGGCGAAGAGCCCGTGGAAGGTGCCGCGCCCAGCGGTGCCGGAGCCGCGGCGAAGGCCGAGGCGGCGAAGGCCGAAGCCCAGGGCCTCAAGGGCGGGCTCGGCGGCGGCGGACTCCTCTTCTCGATGGGGGGAGCCCCCTCCAGCACCGATGAGGAGACCGAAGGTCAAGGCGAGGAACTCTCGGACGCGGACAGCACGCCCGCCGACGAAGACCAGGCCGAGACCACCGAGACGGACTCGACCGAAGCACCGGAAGCGGTCGCCGCGGACGAAGCCGTTGTCGCCGAAGAGGTCTCGGAAGAGGCCCCTTCCCACGAGGCCCCTTCCCACGAGGCCCCTTCCTACGAGGCTCCGAAAGCGACGGCCTCGGAGGAAGCTCCGGAAGACGTCACCTCCGACGATGAAGAAGCAGAAGAAAAGGCCAAGGCGGAAGCCGAACAGGCCTGA
- a CDS encoding RNA polymerase sigma factor RpoD/SigA, which produces MARIRRYRRDTVQSPLETYLREINEVALLTADEEKMLAHRIAAGDNAARERMVRANLRLVVNIARGYVGKGLALQDLIEEGNLGLLRAVEGFDPAVGTRFSTYASYWIKQSIKRALVNTAKPIRIPAYMVELLCKWRRMASDLQESFGRPATFEEIGKALELPKKKLAIVKKAIKVYNLVPQTDQPENGWSLGEMLMDERTKAPDVEMVEADNLRLVLHRLDEMDKREATVLRMRFGLNDIPPKTLKEIGESLGLTRERVRQIENEALGKLSAVFAND; this is translated from the coding sequence ATGGCCCGGATTCGCCGATACCGCCGTGATACGGTGCAGAGCCCCCTGGAGACCTACCTCCGGGAGATCAACGAGGTGGCCCTGCTGACCGCCGACGAGGAGAAGATGCTCGCCCATCGGATCGCCGCCGGCGACAATGCCGCCCGCGAGCGGATGGTCCGGGCCAATCTCAGGCTGGTCGTCAACATCGCCCGAGGCTATGTCGGCAAGGGCCTGGCACTCCAGGACCTGATCGAGGAGGGGAACCTCGGACTGCTCCGCGCCGTCGAGGGCTTCGACCCCGCCGTCGGCACTCGGTTCAGCACCTACGCCAGCTACTGGATTAAGCAATCCATCAAGCGGGCGCTGGTCAACACGGCCAAGCCGATCCGAATCCCGGCCTACATGGTCGAGTTGCTCTGCAAGTGGCGGCGGATGGCGTCCGACCTGCAGGAGTCCTTCGGCAGGCCGGCGACCTTCGAGGAGATCGGCAAGGCCCTGGAGCTTCCCAAGAAGAAGCTGGCCATCGTTAAGAAGGCCATCAAGGTCTACAATCTCGTCCCCCAGACCGATCAGCCCGAGAATGGCTGGAGCCTGGGCGAGATGCTCATGGACGAGCGCACCAAAGCCCCCGACGTCGAGATGGTCGAGGCGGATAACCTCAGGCTCGTCCTGCACCGGCTCGACGAGATGGACAAGCGCGAGGCCACGGTTCTCCGGATGCGGTTCGGCCTCAACGACATCCCGCCGAAGACCCTCAAGGAGATCGGCGAGTCGCTCGGCCTGACACGCGAACGCGTCCGCCAGATCGAGAACGAGGCCCTGGGCAAGCTCTCGGCCGTCTTTGCGAACGACTGA
- a CDS encoding PEP-CTERM sorting domain-containing protein, whose amino-acid sequence MHRMRSYALKAGLTVLFLATLTLRADAGLIRPAADRAFPDISADINGVQSYVYDPATGTGTFQVTNTPYLIAGEKTLASEYPILPNSADGVRRQIVSATLDANGQLVADSPTNKYELWGTIVTDKQTYSGLLLSGTPTKFGSQDLGSLGISGTDLYDFELKITGGALKEYFGKDAYMRIQPELLSTFDGSFTKDFSAVKATSNTRGYNSPKPFPVPEPTTLIMLLTCGVGLAFRRKLSAPDRSATDD is encoded by the coding sequence ATGCACCGGATGCGCAGCTACGCTTTGAAAGCGGGTTTGACCGTCCTGTTCCTCGCAACCCTGACCCTGCGAGCGGACGCCGGATTGATCCGGCCCGCGGCGGATCGGGCGTTCCCCGACATCTCGGCCGACATCAACGGCGTCCAGTCGTATGTCTACGACCCCGCCACCGGGACGGGCACGTTCCAGGTGACGAACACGCCGTACCTGATCGCCGGCGAAAAGACCCTGGCCTCCGAGTATCCGATCCTGCCCAACTCGGCCGACGGGGTGCGGCGGCAGATCGTCTCCGCGACGCTCGACGCGAATGGCCAGCTCGTGGCCGACTCGCCGACGAACAAGTACGAGCTCTGGGGGACAATCGTCACCGACAAGCAGACCTACAGCGGCCTGCTCCTGTCGGGCACGCCGACCAAGTTCGGCTCGCAGGACCTGGGCTCGCTGGGCATCAGCGGCACCGACCTGTACGACTTCGAGTTGAAGATCACGGGCGGGGCTCTCAAGGAATATTTCGGCAAGGACGCCTACATGCGCATCCAGCCGGAATTGCTGAGCACGTTTGATGGGAGCTTCACCAAGGATTTCTCGGCGGTGAAGGCGACCAGCAACACGCGGGGCTACAACTCGCCCAAGCCGTTCCCGGTCCCCGAGCCGACCACCCTGATCATGCTGCTCACCTGCGGCGTCGGCCTGGCCTTCCGCCGCAAGCTCTCCGCCCCCGACCGCTCGGCGACGGACGACTGA
- a CDS encoding FG-GAP-like repeat-containing protein, with protein MSRHPRRRPSGRHATLQVELMEPRLLLASSLLQDLNAMEKGSAVSSPVAYDGRVYYVAQDGSDPLYSQLYETDGTDAGTRKIAGLQVSTDARLVVSGGSLYLAAKGLNDGPELWKITGTAAPVEVKDLNPGPSGSYPTKLTSAGGLLYFSAVGGDLNNNAELWRSDGTEAGTFALKNEVSAVDSSDPGNLTAVGSTLFFSASPYGDRQLYKTDGTVAGTVLVKSFGLPGSIDRYVSELNRWASVGDTLYFVANDGTHGFEVWKSDGTDAGTVIVKDINPGQGDSLPTTENPLTAYNGSVYFAANDGTHGFELWKTDGTGAGTVMVKDMNVGTSTDGSYPAQLTVLGGSLLFTAYEPGTGTELWKTDGTDAGTVLVKDIRTGSLGSSAGDLAAVGQFVFFTVDDGTHGNELWKTDGTDTGTVLVKDIRTGPVDSNIGDGGLSGTFASIGGTVYFSANDGVHGDELWRSDGTDAGTAMVKNLRLGTDSSNPTDAVVLGGFTYFLAASGESTGELWRTDGTSAGTTKVTSRVSDLSWLVLFNGTLYFQGTDATYGAELWASDGTDTGTRIVQDVFPGAGASSPSQLTSGPGGLYFTADDPNVGTQLYRTDGTAAGTAMVKAINTGWQGTQIAALSFIGGLLYFSADDGVHGSEPWKSDGTEAGTIMIADVQFGPGSSYPTDFQGMGGAVYFVAADNGFRLFPVYGRELWKTDGTAMGTAMVKDILAGPGDGLGPHVVDASTGSRLVVIGSMLYFAADDGTHGSELWKSDGTAAGTVMVTDLYPDALGSSPTWLTAFNGSLYFAASGSAGNSLYRTDGTAAGTALMTSRSSASLGSPTHLKVVNATLHFTADDGVHGRELWKSDGTVAGTVLVTDIAPGAADSGAAVLGTIGANSILVSADDGIHGFEPFVVTGVASAVANDFDGDGKSDIGVYMPDSAQWVIRNSSGGSSATVWGNTAGTTTILSGDFDADGKVDIATYDHGSSVWYVKQSTGAAPIALVWGRAGSNDVPVVADFDGDGKADIAAYNPSTAQWFIHYTSGATPAVIVWGRAGSADLPVAVDFDGDGKADLTVFNPNTAEWIVRNSAALSATSVIWGRAGDVPVAADFDGDGKADIATYTPASATWVIRYSTGLPAQYILWGLSGGSDIPITGDYDGDGKADLAVYTPATSRWFTRNASGPLVANTVVWGRAGSGDVPLVKKYTVITSGGNRSVSVAATQPVALPLASVSGLTVTPKAAVPIPTFAARARLLHGVAPRSSTTRLTAAPSHPNPASIFKKCSPARSTTAPSPA; from the coding sequence ATGAGCCGCCATCCTCGCCGGCGACCGTCCGGACGTCACGCGACTCTCCAGGTCGAGTTGATGGAGCCACGCCTGCTCCTCGCCTCGTCCCTGCTTCAAGATCTCAACGCGATGGAGAAGGGCTCCGCTGTCTCCAGCCCGGTGGCGTACGATGGCCGGGTCTATTATGTCGCCCAGGACGGGTCGGACCCGCTTTATTCGCAGCTCTATGAGACCGACGGCACCGACGCCGGGACACGGAAGATCGCCGGGTTACAGGTCAGTACAGACGCCAGGCTGGTCGTCAGCGGCGGCTCGCTCTATCTTGCCGCCAAGGGGCTCAACGACGGGCCGGAGCTCTGGAAAATCACCGGGACGGCCGCGCCGGTCGAGGTCAAGGATCTCAATCCGGGGCCTTCCGGTTCGTACCCGACCAAGCTCACCTCGGCGGGTGGCCTGCTCTATTTCTCGGCCGTCGGGGGCGATCTCAACAACAACGCGGAACTCTGGAGGTCCGACGGGACCGAGGCCGGCACCTTCGCTCTCAAGAACGAAGTCTCGGCGGTGGACTCCTCCGACCCGGGCAACCTCACCGCCGTCGGCAGCACCCTGTTCTTCTCCGCCTCCCCTTACGGCGACCGCCAGCTCTACAAGACCGACGGTACCGTCGCCGGGACGGTGCTGGTCAAGAGCTTCGGCTTGCCGGGCTCGATCGACCGGTACGTTTCCGAGCTGAATCGCTGGGCGTCGGTCGGGGACACGCTCTACTTCGTCGCCAACGACGGGACGCATGGCTTCGAGGTCTGGAAGAGCGACGGGACCGACGCCGGCACAGTAATCGTCAAAGACATCAACCCAGGCCAGGGCGATAGCCTGCCCACGACCGAGAATCCGCTGACGGCGTACAACGGTTCGGTCTACTTCGCCGCGAACGACGGGACGCATGGCTTCGAGCTCTGGAAGACCGACGGGACTGGCGCCGGCACCGTCATGGTCAAGGACATGAACGTCGGGACCTCGACCGATGGCTCCTACCCTGCTCAGCTCACCGTTCTGGGCGGATCGCTGCTGTTCACGGCCTACGAGCCGGGCACCGGCACGGAACTCTGGAAGACCGACGGGACCGACGCCGGGACGGTGCTGGTCAAGGACATCAGGACGGGCTCGCTCGGGTCTTCCGCCGGCGACCTGGCGGCCGTCGGCCAGTTCGTCTTCTTCACCGTCGACGACGGCACGCATGGGAACGAACTCTGGAAGACCGACGGGACCGATACCGGCACCGTGTTGGTCAAGGACATCAGGACGGGCCCGGTTGACTCGAACATCGGCGATGGTGGCCTCTCCGGCACCTTCGCCTCGATCGGCGGCACGGTCTATTTCTCCGCCAACGACGGCGTTCACGGCGACGAACTCTGGAGGTCGGACGGGACCGACGCCGGCACGGCGATGGTCAAGAATCTTCGACTGGGCACCGACTCTTCCAACCCCACCGACGCGGTCGTGCTGGGAGGTTTCACTTATTTCCTCGCCGCCTCGGGCGAGTCGACCGGCGAGTTATGGAGGACCGACGGCACGTCGGCGGGGACGACCAAGGTCACGTCCAGAGTCAGCGATCTCTCCTGGCTCGTCCTGTTCAATGGCACGCTCTACTTCCAGGGGACCGACGCCACCTACGGCGCGGAGCTCTGGGCGAGCGACGGCACCGACACCGGCACGCGGATTGTCCAGGACGTCTTCCCCGGAGCCGGCGCGTCGTCTCCGAGCCAGCTGACGTCCGGGCCCGGCGGGCTGTACTTCACCGCGGACGACCCCAACGTCGGCACTCAGCTTTACAGGACCGATGGCACCGCGGCCGGCACCGCGATGGTCAAGGCCATCAACACCGGGTGGCAGGGCACGCAGATCGCCGCCCTGTCCTTCATCGGCGGACTCCTTTATTTCTCCGCCGACGACGGCGTTCACGGATCGGAGCCCTGGAAGAGTGATGGTACCGAAGCCGGCACCATCATGATCGCGGACGTCCAGTTCGGGCCTGGCTCGTCCTATCCGACCGATTTCCAGGGGATGGGAGGGGCCGTTTATTTCGTCGCCGCGGACAACGGCTTCCGACTCTTTCCCGTGTACGGTCGCGAACTCTGGAAGACCGATGGCACCGCCATGGGGACCGCGATGGTCAAGGATATCCTGGCCGGGCCGGGCGACGGGCTCGGCCCCCACGTTGTCGACGCGAGTACGGGGTCGAGGCTAGTCGTCATCGGCTCCATGCTCTATTTCGCCGCCGATGACGGAACCCACGGCTCCGAGCTCTGGAAGAGCGACGGGACTGCGGCAGGCACCGTCATGGTCACCGACCTGTACCCCGATGCGCTCGGGTCGTCCCCGACCTGGCTGACCGCGTTCAATGGGTCGCTTTACTTCGCCGCCTCCGGATCCGCGGGAAATTCGCTCTACCGGACCGACGGGACCGCGGCGGGAACGGCGCTGATGACGTCGAGGAGTTCGGCCTCGCTCGGCTCTCCCACCCATTTGAAGGTCGTGAACGCCACCCTGCACTTCACTGCCGACGACGGCGTGCACGGCCGTGAGCTCTGGAAGAGCGACGGGACCGTGGCCGGCACCGTCTTGGTCACCGACATCGCCCCCGGAGCGGCCGACTCGGGCGCGGCGGTGCTCGGGACCATCGGTGCGAACTCGATCCTGGTCTCCGCCGACGACGGCATCCACGGCTTCGAGCCCTTCGTGGTGACCGGCGTCGCATCGGCCGTGGCAAATGACTTCGACGGCGACGGCAAGTCGGACATCGGCGTGTACATGCCCGACAGCGCCCAGTGGGTGATCCGCAACTCCTCGGGCGGGTCGTCGGCGACGGTCTGGGGCAACACGGCCGGCACGACGACGATCCTCTCGGGCGACTTCGACGCCGACGGCAAGGTCGACATCGCCACCTATGACCATGGCTCGTCGGTCTGGTACGTCAAGCAGTCCACCGGCGCCGCGCCGATCGCCCTGGTCTGGGGCCGTGCCGGCAGCAACGACGTGCCGGTCGTGGCCGACTTCGACGGCGACGGCAAGGCCGACATCGCCGCGTACAACCCCTCCACGGCGCAGTGGTTCATCCACTACACCTCGGGCGCCACGCCGGCGGTGATCGTATGGGGCCGGGCCGGCTCGGCCGACCTGCCCGTGGCGGTCGACTTCGACGGCGACGGCAAGGCTGACCTGACTGTCTTCAACCCGAACACGGCCGAGTGGATCGTCCGCAACTCGGCCGCCCTGTCGGCCACCTCCGTCATCTGGGGCCGCGCCGGCGACGTGCCGGTGGCGGCCGACTTCGACGGCGACGGCAAGGCCGACATCGCCACCTACACCCCCGCCTCGGCGACCTGGGTGATCCGCTACTCGACCGGCCTCCCGGCCCAGTACATCCTCTGGGGCCTGTCCGGCGGCTCGGACATCCCGATCACGGGCGACTACGACGGCGACGGCAAGGCCGACCTGGCCGTCTACACGCCCGCCACCTCGCGCTGGTTCACCCGCAATGCGTCGGGCCCGCTGGTGGCCAACACGGTCGTCTGGGGCCGTGCCGGCAGCGGCGACGTGCCTCTGGTGAAGAAATACACCGTCATCACCAGCGGCGGGAACCGCTCGGTTTCCGTGGCCGCCACCCAGCCCGTAGCCCTGCCCCTTGCGTCGGTCTCCGGGCTGACCGTCACCCCCAAGGCCGCCGTCCCGATCCCCACCTTCGCCGCCCGTGCCCGCCTGCTACATGGCGTCGCGCCGCGATCGTCAACCACCAGGTTGACGGCTGCACCGTCGCACCCGAATCCGGCGTCGATCTTCAAGAAATGCAGCCCGGCCCGGTCAACCACGGCCCCCTCCCCGGCCTGA